A genome region from Anastrepha obliqua isolate idAnaObli1 chromosome 4, idAnaObli1_1.0, whole genome shotgun sequence includes the following:
- the LOC129244075 gene encoding uncharacterized protein LOC129244075: MPRRRRSDLGRRSQSNVRRATARANRTDDQRQTDKENSRIAMSELRSLVSDNVGDRLRMQRVRAHQTQQQQARHNEIERIRRRSAPVILERAAFHYDPTIDYCADKSVTIGEMKTICKYCKALKYTGESTGLCCAEGKVKLPQLVPPPDPLRSLVSGIGNDSKHFLTNIQKYNNCFQMTSFGATHIIQDNFMPTFKIQGQIYHLLGTLLPLPDADHQYLQIYFMGNSDAEINNRCAHNPTVKKTIVQQLQMFLHHYNNLVNMFKIALDRMSSDSHNIIIRADKTPAGEHTRRFNSPTIDEVAVVIVGENLQSRDIVLHRRNSDLKRVSETHRSYDALQYPLIFWQGEDGYHFNIKMVNQVTDAETNKKVSAMNFYSYRLMIRQGEVNHILMCQRLFHQFAVDMYVKIETERLTYIRLNQRRLRSEEYIHLRDAINADGNVNNVGRMTILPATYIGSPRQMHEYAQDAMSYVRHYGRPDLFVTFTCNPKWSEIEKELLHSQTPVDRHDITARVFKQKLKSLMNFLIKHCVYGRVRCWMYSVEWQKRGLPHAHILVWLVDKIRPDEIDSIISAEIPDEIVDPKLHAVVTKHMIHGPCGHFNYNSPCMVDGRCSKRYPRDLLAETITGNDGYPLYRRSVADSGRSVVVKVRGQNVDVDNRWIVPYSPILSKDFETHINVEYCNSVKSIKYICKYVNKGSDMAVFGVTNANDEISQYQMGRYVSSNEAIWRIFSFAIHERHPTVVHLAVHLENGQRVYFNESNAADRAAHPPSTTLTSFFTVCQTDDFARTLLYADMPRYYTWNASSKSFQRRKQGTPVEGHPNVFTSDALGRIYTVHPNNDECYYLRLLLVNVRGPTSFKQLRTVNGQLCATYREACQLLHLLENDSHWDDTLKDSVISSSPHQIRTLFAIIISTCFPSNPKDLWVKYRDDMSEDVLHRVRRQTLNPTLQMTEEIYNNTLIMIEDMCLLMTNKVLSCLGMTAPNRHMHDALNHELQREHHYDIEALAETVRTNVPQLNQQQRIAYDTLIEAVNSGSGGIYFLDAPGGTGKTFLISLLLARIRSRNDVALALASSGIAATLLEGGRTAHSALKLPLNMQITETPICNIAKNSAMAKILQVCKLIVWDECTMAHKRSLEALDRTLKDLRDNQNIFGGAMILLSGDFRQTLPVIPRSTVADELNACLKSSNLWQYVKTLHLTTNMRVFLQQDETANVFAKQLLDIGNNKVAVDTSTGFITLPTDFCHITESKMELIQRVFPDIAQKFNNHNWLGKRAILAAKNKDVEDLNATIQNFLPGQLVSFKSVDTVMNQDDVITYPTEFLNSLELPGLPPHNLQLKTGCEKTDE, translated from the exons ATGCCCCGGAGAAGACGATCTGACTTAGGTCGTCGTAGTCAATCAAATGTGCGAAGAGCTACCGCACGTGCTAACCGCACTGATGACCAGAGACAGACAGATAAAGAAAATAGTCGTATTGCTATGTCAGAATTGCGTTCTTTAGTGAGTGACAATGTAGGAGATAGGCTAAGAATGCAACGAGTTCGTGCACAtcaaacacaacaacagcaagctaGACATAATGAAATTGAGCGAATCCGCAGACGCAGTGCTCCTGTGATTCTTGAACGAGCTGCATTCCACTATGATCCAACAATTGATTATTGTGCCGACAAATCGGTAACAATTGgggaaatgaaaacaatttgcaaatattGTAAGGCATTAAAATACACTGGTGAATCTACTGGATTATGTTGTGCTGAAGGCAAAGTAAAATTGCCACAATTGGTCCCACCACCAGATCCTTTACGCTCTTTAGTTTCTGGGATTGGAAATGATTCTAAGCACTTCTTGACCAACATTCAGAAATATAACAACTGTTTTCAGATGACATCATTTGGTGCTACACATATTATACAAGACAATTTCATGCCCACTTTCAAG atACAAGGACAAATTTATCACTTACTGGGAACTCTGTTACCACTACCTGATGCTGATCatcaatatttacaaatttattttatgggcAATTCAGATGCGGAAATTAATAATCGTTGTGCTCACAATCCAACAGTGAAGAAAACCATTGTCCAACAATTACAAATGTTTCTTCATCATTATAACAATTTAGTAAACATGTTCAAAATAGCATTGGATCGGATGTCATCTGATAGCCataatattattattcgagCTGACAAAACACCTGCCGGTGAACACACAAGAAGGTTCAATTCACCTACCATTGATGAAGTGGCTGTTGTCATTGTGGGAGAAAATTTACAATCTAGAGATATTGTGCTTCATCGTAGGAATAGTGATTTAAAACGTGTATCTGAAACACACAGGAGTTATGATGCACTACAATATCCTTTGATCTTCTGGCAGGGGGAAGATGGATAccattttaatatcaaaatggtAAATCAAGTAACAG ATGCtgaaaccaacaaaaaagttaGTGCTATGAATTTCTATTCATACAGACTCATGATCCGTCAAGGTGAAGTAAATCATATTTTGATGTGTCAACGACTTTTTCATCAGTTTGCAGTTGACATGTATGTCAAAATTGAGACTGAACGATTGACATACATCCGTTTGAACCAACGACGGCTACGGTCAGAGGAATACATCCATCTCCGCGATGCTATAAATGCTGATGGCAATGTGAATAATGTAGGAAGAATGACAATTTTGCCAGCTACTTATATAGGAAGCCCACGCCAAATGCATGAATATGCTCAGGATGCTATGTCATATGTTAGGCATTATGGCCGCCCAGACTTATTTGTTACATTCACATGTAACCCAAAATGGTCCGAAATCGAGAAGGAACTACTACATAGCCAAACACCAGTTGATAGACATGACATAACTGCCagagtttttaaacaaaaattaaaatctctCATGAATTTCTTAATAAAGCATTGTGTGTATGGCCGAGTCCGTTGTTGGATGTACTCTGTAGAATGGCAAAAGCGTGGATTGCCACATGCGCACATTTTAGTCTGGTTAGTGGACAAAATAAGGCCAGATGAGATTGATTCCATAATTTCAGCTGAAATTCCAGATGAAATAGTTGACCCAAAATTGCATGCAGTAGTTACCAAACACATGATACATGGACCTTGCGGACATTTCAACTACAATTCACCCTGTATGGTCGACGGTAGGTGTTCCAAGCGATACCCAAGAGACCTGCTTGCTGAAACCATAACGGGAAATGATGGATACCCATTATATCGTCGGTCAGTTGCGGACAGTGGGCGATCGGTAGTAGTGAAGGTAAGAGGACAAAATGTTGATGTAGACAATCGTTGGATTGTGCCATACTCGCCAATATTGTCCAAAGATTTTGAGACTCACATAAATGTAGAATATTGTAATTCTGTGAAGTcgataaaatacatatgtaaatatgttaatAAAGGTAGTGATATGGCTGTCTTCGGTGTAACCAATGCAAATGATGAAATATCACAGTACCAGATGGGTCGCTATGTAAGTAGCAATGAAGCTATTTGGCGTATCTTTTCATTTGCGATCCATGAAAGACACCCTACAGTCGTCCATTTGgcagtccatttagaaaatggtcaacgagtttattttaatgaatctAACGCGGCAGACAGGGCGGCACATCCACCGTCGACAACGTTAACAAGTTTCTTCACAGTCTGTCAAACTGATGATTTTGCTCGCACTTTGCTGTATGCTGACATGCCACGCTATTACACATGGAACGCATCATCGAAATCGTTTCAGCGTCGAAAACAAGGAACACCAGTTGAAGGACATCCTAATGTATTTACTTCAGATGCTCTGGGTCGCATCTACACAGTACATCCAAATAACGATGAATGTTATTATTTGCGGTTGTTGTTGGTGAATGTTCGTGGTCCGACATCGTTTAAACAACTGAGAACAGTTAATGGACAGCTGTGTGCGACTTACCGTGAGGCATGTCAACTATTACATTTACTTGAGAACGATTCGCACTGGGATGATACGCTCAAGGATTCCGTAATATCTTCGTCGCCGCATCAAATTCGTACATTGTTTGCGATTATCATATCGACATGTTTCCCCTCGAATCCAAAAGATTTGTGGGTTAAGTATAGAGATGACATGTCTGAGGATGTTTTGCATCGTGTGCGCCGTCAAACTTTGAATCCTACACTACAAATGACTGaagaaatttacaataacaCATTGATCATGATAGAAGATATGTGTTTATTGATGACAAATAAAGTATTATCGTGTTTGGGAATGACAGCACCCAATCGTCATATGCACGATGCATTAAACCATGAGTTGCAAAGAGAACATCATTACGACATTGAAGCATTGGCCGAAACAGTTCGTACAAATGTTCCACaattaaatcaacaacaaaGAATTGCGTACGATACTTTGATAGAAGCTGTGAACAGTGGATCTGGTGGAATTTATTTCCTTGATGCTCCCGGAGGAAccggaaaaacatttttaatttcattgcttttggcGAGGATCAGATCGCGAAATGATGTTGCTCTAGCGTTGGCTTCATCTGGAATAGCTGCAACTCTGCTAGAAGGCGGGCGAACTGCACATTCTGCCTTGAAATTACCACTAAACATGCAAATCACCGAAACACCAATTTGCAACATCGCCAAAAATAGCGCAATGGCCAAAATCCTACAGGTATGCAAATTGATTGTTTGGGATGAATGCACAATGGCCCATAAGAGGTCACTGGAGGCACTGGACAGAACGTTGAAAGATCTTCGTGacaaccaaaatattttcggtgGGGCCATGATTCTGTTGTCAGGTGATTTTCGTCAGACTCTTCCAGTTATTCCCCGATCAACTGTTGCTGATGAACTAAATGCATGCCTAAAATCATCAAATTTGTGGCAGTACGTAAAGACACTCCACTTAACAACTAACATGCGAGTATTTTTGCAACAAGATGAAACTGCAAATGTGTTTGCGAAGCAGTTGTTAGACATTGGAAATAATAAAGTCGCAGTGGACACCTCGACCGGATTCATCACATTACCTACAGATTTCTGTCACATCACAGAATCAAAAATGGAGCTTATTCAGCGAGTTTTCCCAGATATAGCGCAAAAGTTCAATAACCATAATTGGCTGGGTAAACGAGCAATATTAGCAGCGAAAAATAAAGATGTCGAGGATCTTAATGCGACCATTCAGAATTTTCTTCCAGGACAGTTGGTTTCCTTCAAATCAGTCGACACCGTAATGAACCAGGATGACGTAATCACGTATCCCACTGAGTTCTTAAATTCACTGGAATTGCCTGGATTACCACCTCACAATTTGCAGTTAAAA ACTGGCTGTGAAAAGActgatgaataa